GCGACCGCTCTGCTCTACGGCATCGAGACGGAAGTTACGGGGTACCCGCGCGAGGCCAGCCCCGCGGACGATGCGGCCCTCATCGTCCTGTATCCGGTCGCGGACAAGGACGTGATCGCGCAGATCCGCAACGCCCGGCTCCCGCACAGCTACTTCGAGTGTACCCTCCAGGCGATGCAGAGTTCGTTCATCTACGACCGCCTGCTGCTGAGCTGGGTGAACCCGCTCCCGCTGCCGGAACAGGCGGCCGAAGTCGTGGACTTCATGATCCGCTTCGACCAGGTGGACTACGCGGTGTGCGGCGGCGTGTACGAAGACGCCCTCATCCTCTCCGTGCGCGCCTCGATCGAGAACGCGCGCGCGGGCGAGATCTTGCGCCAGGTTGTGGGCAAACTCGGGCGCGCCGGCGGACACGACCGGCGCGCGGGTGGGAGCATCCCGCTTTCGAGCACCGCACCCAGCGCCATTGAGGACATCCAGGCCGAACTCCGGCGCCGGTTCCTCAAGGCGCTCAAGATCGAGGACACGCGCGGCCAGCGCCTCGTCCCGCTCCGCGACATGCTCCAGAACTTGCAGTCGTAATCGCCGCCCACGTTCCAGACCGGGACCGTAACTGACTTGGAACGCGGAACATGACACCGGCACTGTCCCCGCCGCCGAGCACTCCGCCCGCGAAGTCCACTTTGCGGAGCGGGTGCCTGCTCCCGGTGGCGGTGCTGTTCTTTCTGCTCTCGGTCCTCGTCAACGTCGTGTTCCTGCTCGGCTACACGGGCGCGATCAGCGACCCGTTGGCCGAAACTCCCGATACCCTCAACGAGCAATTTTACCTCGGGGACACCCACGCACGCGACAAGGTCGCAATCGTTCGCGTGAGCGGAGTCATTACCGACGGCGGGATCGCGTACCCGGTTCAGCAACTCCGTGCGGCGGCCGCGGACCGACACGTCAAAGTCGTGGTTCTGCGCGTCGACAGCCCCGGTGGAACCGTTACCGCGAGCGAAGAACTCTATCAGTGCATCCTGAACTTGCGAGACAACACCGGGCGCCGGTTCCCCGGCACCGGTCCCAAACCGGTCTCGGTGTCGATGGGCGGACTGGCGACCTCCGGCGGGTACTACATCGCCACCGCCGGGAACCCGATCGTCGCAGAGAAGACGACCATCACCGGTTCCATCGGCGTGTTCGCCGCGCTCCCCAATGTCGCGGAGTGGGCGCACAAGAATGGCGTGAAACTCGAACTCGTGAAGGCCGGCGGCATCAAAGCGAGTGGGTCGTTCTTCCACGACCTCGGGCCGGAAGAACGGCAAACGTGGCAGGACACCGTTGATAACGCCTACGACGAGTTCCTCAAAACGATCGCGGCCGGCCGACCGGGACTCAACCCGGACGCGCTTCAGCACGAACCCGTGATCCAGCGCGTGGTGCAAGAGCGCGACGAGAAGGGGAACCCGAAACTCGTAAACGGCAAAACGGTCGATGTGAAATACACCCGCGTTCGGGCCGACGGGGGGACGTTCACCGCACAACAGGCCCACCAGTTCAAACTGATTGACGGAATCGAGGATCTGCCCAACGCGATCCGCAACGCGGCCGTCCGCGCCGGGCTGTCGAGCTTCAAGGCGATCGTGTACGAGCGCCCCCAGGGGTTGGTCGAAAAGCTCACGGGTGTGAAGGTTCAAGGGCGCGGGGGCGCGTTCGAGATTCCGGACGTTAGCGCTAACTTGACACCGCGTCTCTGGTACCTTGCGCCCACCGCCGATGCCGGATTGCTTGCCCCGAATCCTTAATCCGCTACAGCGATCTGCTCAATTCTTGGACACCTGTCGTTCTTTTGGCCGCCCTAACCACATTGGACAGTTGGTTACCATCCACGAAATGGGTCACATTTTGGTTGGCCCTGAATTTGGGTGCTATCATTCGCACAACACTCACAGCGCCAACGAAATATCGCCTTCCTCGTCTGAAATCCTGAAACTGTTTGCGGTTGACGACGATCTTATTAGTAGTAAGCCGCGTCGCTTCAGCAGTCTCGGCACGCTCTGTGCAGGAAAATTTCGCTCCATCCTACCCTTCCGGGGCGGTTTAGTGAAAGATGCACCGGGTAAGCCGCCTATAGTACTTGCCGTCGGGAAAATAGAACTGCAACGGGGCGATTTCGCTTCGGGAATTTCTAGATCCCGTTGAATCGAATTTAACCCAATAGGCTCCAACGGTTATGGCCGAACGGATGCTGAGGACCTGGGAGGTACACCACAATGGCCCGCCAAGATGCTCTCCTGAGACTGCATAAGAGCTTGATCGCCCGGCGCACCGAACTCCGGAAGCGGCTCGGGCTTGAACTTGAAGAACTTGCACACATCAAACACTCTTCCGCTTCGGGCGACGCGGCGGACGCGGCGTTCGACGCGAGTGGGGAAGAAATTTCCTCGACGCTTGCCGAACTCGAAGCGAAAGAGTTGGCCCAAATCGAGCGTGCTCTCCGGCGTCTCAAAGCCGGCACCTACGGCAAGTGCGAAGTGTGTGCGATCAAGATCCCCGTGGCCCGGCTCAACGCGCTGCCGTTCAGCACGCTGTGCGTGAAGTGCCAACGGGAAATGGAACTCGACGGCGGTTGGGCCGCCGACCACGTCGGAACCGACTGGGGGCGGATCTCGGACGGCAACCCGATGGAAGACCGCGAGTTCCGGCTCGCCGACATCGAAAGCGATCTCGGCAAGTAACGCCGTTTAGACGGATTACACCGAGCCCGCGGCCTTTGTAGGCTGCGGGCTTTTTTCGTTTTGTGCTTGGAGTAATTCACCGATTGCGCGGTTTCGCCCGGAGGGTACTCGCGCGCCGGGAGTGCGGGAGAGTAAAGTGGAAGCGGTTGAACGGGCTCGAGTGCTCCAAACACCACGCGCCGGGCCAGTTTTCACTCAAGGCGGACGTCATGCGCAGGCAGCTGCTACTTGTGGTCGGGTTTATGGCGTGCTCGTTCCTCGGTGGGCTGGCGGCGGAGTCTCTGGTGCGCGGAGGGAGCGTATCGGCAGAGCCCGGTCGAGGGCTGTCGCCGATGGACACGACGAACGGGGCGAGTCTTCCGCACGATCGGTTCCAAGTCGTCATTCAGCAAATCAGCCGATCTGTCGTGGCGGTAGATGCGGTGAAGCCCGCGCCCACCGGTGCAAATAAGTCGGACCCAGTCGAGGAATCCGGCTCCGGCGTGATTGTGAAGTTCCCCGGTACGAACGGTGTGGTCGTCGTCACGAACTACCACGTCGTAGGTGCAGCCTCACCCGGAAAGGTGTACGTCACGCTCTCGGACGGCCGGATCGTACAGCCGGCGCGGATTTGGGGTGACCCGGAATCGGACCTCTCGCTGCTGAACATTGATGATACCAGCCTCCCCGCCGCCGAACTCGCGGACAGCGCCCGCGTGAAGCGCGGACAGTGGGTGCTCGCGTTCGGGAGCCCGTTCGGGCTGAACCAAACGGTCACGCACGGAATCATCTCCGCGACCGACCGCGGGCAGATTTCGCTCGGTTCTACGATCCGCATCAAAGAATTCCTGCAAACCGACGCCGCGATCAACCCGGGGTCCAGTGGCGGACCGCTGGTCGACCTCGACGGCCGCGTGGTGGGCATCAACACCGCGATCGCGTCCAAGAGCGGGAGCAACAGCGGTGTGTCGTTCAGCATCCCGGCGAATCTGGTGAAGCGGATCGGAAGCCAGCTCATTGAGAAGGGCGTGGTGACGCGCGGGTACCTCGGCGTCCAGCTCGCGAGCGCGATCGAACCCGCGGAGGCTCTGCGGCTCGGCTTGAACCGGGTAAGTGGTGCGCTGGTGGAGATCGTTCACCCGAACACGCCCGCGGCAGCGGCCGGGTTCCGCGTGGGCGACGTGGTTCTGCGGATTGAAGACGTGGACCTGCGTGACGAGAACCACCTCATCAACGTCGTGTCTGCTCTCCCGCCCGGTCAGAAGGTGAAACTAACTGTGTGGCGCGACCGGAAGGCCCTGGAAGTGGAAGTCGTTGTGGGCGACCACGGCGGTCAAAAGGTCCGGGCGAACAAACCGTAAGCAACCGTCTCATGGCGAACGGCCGGTGTGAGCCGGCCGGTGTAAACTCGAAGCCGACCACGCAGCCTATTCAGCGAACCCCGCCCTTGCGGGCGGGGTTCGCTGAATAGGCTGCGACACCAACGAAAAAAGGGCCGCCATTCGTGGCGGCCCTTAGTGTTTGTTCGGTCGCGAGTCCAAGCGAATCGATCGGAGTGAGCGTTCTGCGCGGGTGTCTAGCGGTGGGGTACGGGACTTACTCTTCGTCCTTGCGGTTGTTGCGCAGGAACAGCATCAGTCCGATCAGCACCAACAGGGCGACGAACATCGCACCCATCGTGTACCAGCTGCTCAAAAAATCCATGATCGGTTCCCTTTGGTTAAGCCCGTTTTGGGCGGCCAAGATAAACAGCGGGCGCGGTTTCGACACGCACAAATTTCGGACGACCCGTCCGCCGGGCTGTTAAAATCAAACGTGTTCTACTCGCCGGTTCGATCCGCTGCAAGCGGCCCCGCAAAAATCTTTCATTTCTCAGCATTACGAACTACTTGCCACCGGCCCCCCCGTGGGCGAAGATGAACCGTTGCCCGCCACGGCATTGTGGCAACCGTTAGAATTTTTGACATCGAGACATCTCCATCTCCCCCCAGAAACAGGTGAAGGCGCCGATGAACGCGACCGGTCTGGAACGGGTCCGCAGTGGCAACCTCCTGTACACCGACGACGTGGGCCGCGACGCCTGCGGGATCGGCGGCATCGCCGCCCGGGACGGGAAACCGTCCGCGGAACTGCTCCGAAAAGCCGTCGGCGCGCTCAAAGCGATGGAACACCGCGGGGGCGTGTGCGGCGACGCGGGCGACGGGGCCGGGCTCCTGTTCGCGCCCCCGCAGACCTTCTTCAAAGAAGAGGCGAAGCGCCTCCGGTTCGACGGCGCGCGAGACCTGCGCCCGGAAGACACGATCGCGGTCGGCGCGCTGTTCATCTTCGAGGCCGATCCAGCGCGCGGGGACGCGGCCCGCACTCTGGTGCGCGAGGCGCTCGCCGGTGGTCCGGTGAAATTCCTCGGGTTCCGCCCGGTGCCTGTCAATGACGATGTTCTGCCGGCCAAGGCGCGGACGACGCGCCCGACGGCCATCGAGCACGTGCTGTTCAAAGTCGAAGGCGACGCGACCGCGGCCGACCGGTGGCTCGTGCGGGCGCGCCTCGAACTGCGCGAGCGCCTCGCGAGCGCCAAACTCGCGGCCTACGTCGTGTCGCTCTCGGCGACGCTCGTGGGCTACAAGGGACTGATGACGAGCGGCCAGCTCGCGGACTTCTACAAGGACTTCACGAGCCCCGGGTTCGAGACGGGCGTCGCCACGTTCCACCGCCGATACAGCACGAACACGTTCCCGAACTGGACGCTCGCGCAACCGTTCCGGCTCACCTGTCACAACGGCGAGATCAACACGATCCGCACCACCCGCAACGCGGTGTCCGCGTTCGCGCGCGGGCTGCAACCGCCGCTCCCCGGCGGCGACCTGCTGACGCCCAAGATGAGCGACTCGGCCAGCCTCGACGAGTGGGTCGAGTACCTGATGCGCGAGCAGAACTGGAGCCTCCTGCGCGCGCTGCGGCTCTCCGTGCCGCCCGTGTGGGACACCGAAGCCGACGTGTGGGGGCAAGAGGCGTTCGACCTCTTCACCTACTACCGGCGCGCGTTCGGGAGCCTCGCCGCATGGGACGGCCCGGCGGGCATCATCGGAACCGACGGGCGCATGCTCGTCGGGCTGGTGGACCGCATGGGGTTGCGCCCGGTGCGCTGGTGCTCGGACAGCCGTGGGTGGTTGTACATCGGCAGCGAGTCCGGAGTGTTCGGCCTCGACACGACCACGATCGTCGCGAGCGGGCAGCTCCAGCCGGGGCAGATGATCGCCCTCGACACCGAGACCGGCGAGCGCCTCGACAGCTACCAGATCATGGCCCGCGTCGTAACCGAAGCGCAAAGCGAACTCGGCGACGTGCGCGACCTGAACCGCCGGCAGATCATCATCCCCGAAGGGTTCGACTACACGCGGCAAACGGACGACACCGTGGGCGCGATGCTCACGGACCGCTCGTGGTCCCTGGACCACTTGCTCCAGGCCGCGGGCTGGGACTTCGACCGCGCGGTGTTCGTGCGCGAAATGGCGAAGCTCAAGAAGGAGCCGCTGTCGAGCATGGGCCACGACCGCGTGCTGACCGTGTTCAGCGCGCACCACCCCACGCTGTTCAAGTACCTGCAACAGAC
This region of Gemmata massiliana genomic DNA includes:
- a CDS encoding DHH family phosphoesterase, encoding MARRSADPESTSTKTSSGLRRSDRFLLGLNSFDRVVFVSHVQPDPDSLGSMLGLAHLVETRLGKPTLITRDGLISRAENRALVDVLNLDLVPIEDVAWGQNDAVVMVDSQPRTGRHTFPDSVPLFAVIDHHDTPGDLEGVTFTDIRATHGATCTLVTKYLLEQGVTVPERVATALLYGIETEVTGYPREASPADDAALIVLYPVADKDVIAQIRNARLPHSYFECTLQAMQSSFIYDRLLLSWVNPLPLPEQAAEVVDFMIRFDQVDYAVCGGVYEDALILSVRASIENARAGEILRQVVGKLGRAGGHDRRAGGSIPLSSTAPSAIEDIQAELRRRFLKALKIEDTRGQRLVPLRDMLQNLQS
- a CDS encoding TraR/DksA family transcriptional regulator — encoded protein: MARQDALLRLHKSLIARRTELRKRLGLELEELAHIKHSSASGDAADAAFDASGEEISSTLAELEAKELAQIERALRRLKAGTYGKCEVCAIKIPVARLNALPFSTLCVKCQREMELDGGWAADHVGTDWGRISDGNPMEDREFRLADIESDLGK
- a CDS encoding S1C family serine protease, which codes for MRRQLLLVVGFMACSFLGGLAAESLVRGGSVSAEPGRGLSPMDTTNGASLPHDRFQVVIQQISRSVVAVDAVKPAPTGANKSDPVEESGSGVIVKFPGTNGVVVVTNYHVVGAASPGKVYVTLSDGRIVQPARIWGDPESDLSLLNIDDTSLPAAELADSARVKRGQWVLAFGSPFGLNQTVTHGIISATDRGQISLGSTIRIKEFLQTDAAINPGSSGGPLVDLDGRVVGINTAIASKSGSNSGVSFSIPANLVKRIGSQLIEKGVVTRGYLGVQLASAIEPAEALRLGLNRVSGALVEIVHPNTPAAAAGFRVGDVVLRIEDVDLRDENHLINVVSALPPGQKVKLTVWRDRKALEVEVVVGDHGGQKVRANKP
- a CDS encoding S49 family peptidase; amino-acid sequence: MTPALSPPPSTPPAKSTLRSGCLLPVAVLFFLLSVLVNVVFLLGYTGAISDPLAETPDTLNEQFYLGDTHARDKVAIVRVSGVITDGGIAYPVQQLRAAAADRHVKVVVLRVDSPGGTVTASEELYQCILNLRDNTGRRFPGTGPKPVSVSMGGLATSGGYYIATAGNPIVAEKTTITGSIGVFAALPNVAEWAHKNGVKLELVKAGGIKASGSFFHDLGPEERQTWQDTVDNAYDEFLKTIAAGRPGLNPDALQHEPVIQRVVQERDEKGNPKLVNGKTVDVKYTRVRADGGTFTAQQAHQFKLIDGIEDLPNAIRNAAVRAGLSSFKAIVYERPQGLVEKLTGVKVQGRGGAFEIPDVSANLTPRLWYLAPTADAGLLAPNP